One Clostridia bacterium DNA window includes the following coding sequences:
- a CDS encoding RimK family alpha-L-glutamate ligase, translated as MKRALILINAYMRIDSYLYQTRRLREELALLGVEADVVPNAVCSAVLSRDGAVCGASFADYDFCIYLDKDKYLSYLLEKTGLRLFNSAKAVELCDDKMTTAVALAGEGVPMPRTVAGLLCFDAAAEIPLSLYERVEQELGYPFVFKTSYGSLGKGVSLVHDREEFAALETKYKCTPHLYQEFVAASSGKDVRVLVIGGAVACAMERRSAGDFRSNLELGGTAKPYDVPPRLATLCVKIADALGLDYCGIDLLEDGEKYLLCEVNSNAFFGGMERTTGVNVARAYAEYICRTVYGDIPRRGA; from the coding sequence ATGAAACGCGCGCTTATTCTCATCAACGCCTATATGCGGATAGACAGCTATCTCTACCAGACTCGCCGACTTCGGGAGGAGTTGGCGCTTTTGGGCGTCGAGGCGGACGTCGTGCCCAACGCCGTTTGTTCCGCCGTGCTATCCCGCGACGGGGCGGTCTGCGGCGCATCCTTCGCCGACTACGATTTTTGCATTTATCTTGACAAAGATAAGTATCTCTCTTACCTTTTGGAGAAGACGGGGCTTCGCCTGTTCAATTCGGCCAAGGCCGTCGAATTGTGCGACGACAAGATGACCACCGCCGTGGCGTTGGCGGGGGAGGGCGTTCCCATGCCGCGCACCGTGGCGGGATTGTTGTGTTTCGACGCGGCCGCCGAGATACCCCTTTCGCTGTACGAACGGGTGGAGCAAGAGCTCGGCTATCCTTTCGTATTCAAGACGAGTTACGGCTCGTTGGGCAAAGGCGTGTCGTTGGTGCACGACCGCGAGGAGTTCGCGGCGTTGGAGACCAAGTACAAATGCACGCCCCACCTCTACCAGGAGTTCGTGGCGGCGTCGAGCGGCAAAGACGTGCGCGTTTTGGTGATAGGCGGCGCGGTCGCCTGTGCGATGGAGCGCCGTTCGGCGGGGGATTTCCGCTCCAATCTGGAGTTGGGCGGTACCGCAAAACCCTATGACGTACCCCCTCGTTTGGCGACATTATGCGTCAAAATAGCGGACGCGTTGGGGCTTGACTACTGCGGTATCGACCTGCTCGAGGACGGAGAGAAGTATCTTCTTTGCGAGGTCAATTCCAACGCTTTCTTCGGCGGAATGGAGCGCACGACGGGCGTCAACGTCGCCCGAGCCTACGCCGAGTATATTTGCCGCACGGTCTACGGAGATATACCGCGACGCGGGGCGTAA
- a CDS encoding spore maturation protein, with amino-acid sequence MQTAFLPVNIADYILPVTVLVVAVVGLFAKVPLFDSFVKGASKALRVVAGVFPYLAAVFVVIHLFAASGLQDKLCQFLTPLFSWLGVPAELAPLLLVKPLSGSGSLAVLEQVIVDYGADSYVARTAAVLTGCSETVFYVAAVYFGTVKNKRLRYGLPVALLCTVFGAVVSAWICRVL; translated from the coding sequence GTGCAAACCGCCTTCTTACCCGTTAATATCGCCGACTATATTTTGCCCGTCACGGTGTTGGTGGTGGCGGTGGTAGGCTTGTTCGCCAAAGTGCCCTTGTTCGACAGTTTCGTCAAGGGCGCGTCCAAGGCCCTACGGGTGGTGGCAGGCGTTTTTCCCTATCTTGCGGCGGTGTTCGTGGTCATTCACCTCTTTGCGGCTTCGGGATTGCAGGATAAACTGTGTCAATTCCTCACCCCCCTCTTCTCTTGGTTGGGCGTGCCCGCCGAATTGGCGCCACTGCTCTTGGTCAAGCCCCTGTCGGGCTCGGGCTCGTTGGCCGTCTTGGAGCAAGTCATCGTGGACTACGGCGCGGACAGCTACGTCGCCCGCACGGCCGCCGTCCTCACGGGGTGCAGCGAGACCGTCTTTTACGTGGCCGCCGTCTATTTCGGCACGGTCAAAAATAAACGCCTTCGCTACGGCTTGCCCGTCGCCCTCTTGTGCACGGTCTTCGGCGCGGTGGTTTCCGCTTGGATCTGCCGCGTGCTCTGA
- a CDS encoding DUF1624 domain-containing protein gives MTVWYEGMPIPDKRLLPPQRRRIWELDFLRGVFILLMVMDHTFFDIGYPYMFGEAWLGSGNAAAVKMVEFCRFYWDHPVREWVHDMVLWGFFLLCGMSVAFSRNNYVHSAKIGLCAVILTCGTLLAEAWGVGTGIAIRFGVLHMLAVCSMLVALVYGVVRRHRLLQIYVFFGLGLFFYLFGVLYLDARAWPDEPAWLCVISDVMGNAYLFTPGDCFPVFGYMEGMVDYSKWLAVPFITRVFWGAALVPLLYPVKRTLLPRLDRAWHRPISFVGRHTLFIVIAHQVVIPLVLALVTGWFVTPGDYGIF, from the coding sequence ATGACTGTTTGGTACGAGGGGATGCCCATTCCCGACAAGCGTCTGCTACCGCCTCAGCGTCGTCGCATTTGGGAACTGGATTTTTTGCGAGGTGTGTTCATTCTGTTGATGGTGATGGATCACACCTTTTTTGATATCGGCTACCCCTATATGTTCGGGGAGGCGTGGCTTGGTTCGGGCAACGCCGCCGCCGTCAAAATGGTGGAGTTTTGTCGGTTCTATTGGGATCACCCCGTCCGCGAGTGGGTACACGACATGGTGTTGTGGGGGTTCTTCCTCTTGTGCGGCATGAGCGTGGCTTTCAGCCGCAACAACTACGTACATAGCGCCAAAATAGGGCTTTGCGCCGTCATTCTCACCTGTGGCACGTTGTTGGCCGAGGCTTGGGGAGTGGGTACGGGCATCGCCATTCGGTTCGGCGTATTGCATATGCTCGCGGTGTGCTCTATGCTGGTGGCGTTGGTCTACGGCGTCGTGCGGCGGCATCGCTTGCTGCAAATATACGTCTTTTTCGGGTTGGGGCTGTTTTTCTACCTGTTCGGCGTGCTCTATCTCGACGCGCGCGCTTGGCCGGACGAGCCCGCGTGGCTTTGCGTCATCAGCGACGTGATGGGCAACGCCTACCTGTTTACCCCCGGCGATTGTTTCCCCGTCTTCGGCTATATGGAAGGGATGGTGGACTACTCGAAGTGGCTCGCCGTACCCTTTATCACGCGCGTATTTTGGGGCGCGGCGTTGGTGCCCTTGCTCTATCCCGTCAAGCGCACGCTGTTGCCGCGGCTCGACCGCGCTTGGCACCGCCCCATCAGTTTCGTCGGGCGGCATACTCTGTTCATCGTCATTGCGCATCAGGTGGTCATTCCCTTGGTGCTGGCCCTCGTCACGGGGTGGTTCGTCACCCCCGGTGACTACGGCATTTTCTAG
- a CDS encoding NAD(P)/FAD-dependent oxidoreductase, producing the protein MKKIAIAGAGVGGMVCAYYLAQNGYDVTVYEKRKATELAYEWHDDIAIESFETVGLGVPPENIRYPKRNWTFVPPMSDLHVYGGLTEPTDVSVSRREFAEWVMRFAVEAGARFVFEQPVALWVEGDAVKGLIVDGKREEYALVVDNCGVDSALRAALPDSAGIQKHTLPDEVFCAYRAFYNRVDGVEVDDHETNRAYLLHEGGKGISWCIADPRSDEVDVLIGRQGALDETTLAELLTKLREDNPVLGDELLSGGKVCRIPIRHPLWVMVTDGYAALGDSAFMTIPLLGSGLAASMAAGRFLAETVVERQSVGKEALWHYQVRYYLHCGAEHCGVDVMKRWLLTANPADVRWLFESGVLSNKNINDGAAGKNIRLGLGELLQKAAKGYRRMGLLLKLSGLLSDCNKAEKIAGQIPRAYDETRIKEWRTKLDKIFE; encoded by the coding sequence ATGAAAAAGATAGCGATAGCCGGCGCGGGCGTCGGCGGTATGGTGTGTGCGTACTATTTGGCCCAAAACGGCTACGACGTCACGGTGTACGAGAAGCGCAAGGCGACCGAGTTGGCGTACGAATGGCACGACGATATCGCTATAGAGTCGTTTGAGACGGTGGGGCTGGGTGTGCCCCCCGAGAATATCCGCTATCCCAAGCGCAACTGGACGTTCGTGCCCCCAATGTCGGACTTGCACGTCTACGGCGGTCTGACGGAGCCGACCGACGTTTCGGTGTCGCGGCGCGAATTTGCCGAATGGGTGATGCGCTTTGCCGTAGAGGCGGGTGCGCGTTTCGTGTTCGAGCAGCCCGTTGCGCTGTGGGTAGAGGGGGACGCCGTCAAAGGTCTTATCGTGGACGGCAAGCGAGAGGAGTACGCCTTGGTGGTGGACAACTGTGGCGTGGATAGCGCCCTTCGCGCGGCTTTGCCCGACTCGGCGGGCATTCAAAAGCATACCTTGCCCGACGAGGTATTTTGCGCCTATCGCGCCTTTTACAATCGCGTGGACGGCGTGGAAGTGGACGACCACGAGACCAATCGCGCCTACCTATTGCACGAGGGCGGCAAGGGCATCAGCTGGTGCATAGCCGATCCGCGCTCGGACGAGGTGGACGTGCTCATCGGTCGGCAGGGCGCGTTGGACGAGACCACGCTTGCCGAACTGCTGACCAAATTGCGTGAGGACAATCCCGTATTGGGCGACGAGTTGCTTTCGGGCGGCAAGGTGTGCCGCATTCCCATTCGACACCCCCTGTGGGTGATGGTGACGGACGGCTACGCCGCGTTGGGCGACAGCGCTTTTATGACCATTCCTTTGCTCGGCTCGGGTTTGGCGGCCTCTATGGCGGCGGGGCGCTTCCTCGCCGAGACCGTGGTGGAGCGCCAAAGCGTCGGCAAAGAGGCCTTGTGGCATTATCAAGTGCGCTACTATTTGCATTGCGGCGCCGAGCATTGCGGCGTGGACGTGATGAAGCGGTGGCTCCTCACGGCGAACCCCGCGGACGTCAGGTGGCTGTTTGAAAGCGGCGTGCTGTCCAACAAGAATATCAACGACGGCGCGGCGGGCAAAAATATCCGCCTGGGACTTGGCGAATTGCTGCAAAAGGCCGCAAAAGGGTATAGACGTATGGGGCTTTTGCTGAAATTATCGGGGTTGCTGTCCGACTGCAACAAGGCGGAGAAGATCGCGGGACAAATCCCCCGTGCCTACGACGAAACGCGCATAAAAGAGTGGCGGACGAAACTCGACAAGATCTTCGAATAG
- a CDS encoding ComEC/Rec2 family competence protein → MKRYELPHVKVFHLRALPLGLAAMTAGLLFVSTDVWWLAVVLIGASAVAITLATVFAKRRRGVGVFCLVCLLLSLLAVVRTFVVADATIGARSSAMVEGRIAGADVDEDGKVSAIVLDDVRVGGERVKGRVRVTLNGQTSAPFGYVYADAFGSDYVVGVPIEIGQTASVRGAVSPVSGGYYDSYAMHCKVRRVYHTVRAETCEIVDHSPRQTAAEKVRAALYRNLRADMSGRTAGFAYAFLTGDSSYAADEVLEGFRATGTAHLLAVSGLHVGILAGLLLWLFKCFRMPAWAETLALSAVLGVYAWLCSATPSVLRASIVAVSFSLTRALGVHRDKPSLLAMAALLLLTVNPLWLFDVSFLLSYAAFAGIVLLYSPVRALLRKVPGKWGDALSLNLAVTASTLPMTVYFFGGFSALAVPLNFLLVPVMSALYPVLMIFAGLSFIPSFGILLTLLDVAFVAVADAVVRIGGVGYLRCAVGVGQLPLYYGAVALVSPYCLLRPKWLRYALAGAAVLAVVLWSVLATFV, encoded by the coding sequence ATGAAACGATACGAATTGCCCCATGTCAAGGTCTTCCATCTACGCGCCCTTCCTTTGGGTTTGGCGGCTATGACGGCGGGGCTTTTGTTCGTATCCACCGACGTTTGGTGGTTGGCCGTGGTTCTCATCGGGGCGTCGGCCGTCGCCATCACCCTTGCGACTGTTTTTGCCAAGCGCAGGAGAGGTGTGGGCGTCTTTTGCCTGGTGTGCCTACTATTGTCCCTATTGGCCGTAGTGCGCACGTTCGTCGTCGCCGACGCGACGATAGGCGCGCGTTCGTCCGCTATGGTAGAGGGGCGCATAGCGGGGGCGGACGTGGACGAAGACGGCAAGGTATCCGCCATCGTGCTCGATGATGTTCGGGTGGGCGGCGAGCGCGTCAAGGGGAGGGTGCGCGTCACGCTGAATGGCCAAACTTCCGCGCCTTTCGGCTACGTCTACGCAGACGCGTTTGGTAGCGATTACGTGGTAGGCGTACCCATAGAAATCGGTCAAACCGCGTCCGTCCGAGGCGCCGTTTCGCCCGTTTCTGGCGGCTACTACGATTCGTACGCGATGCATTGCAAAGTGCGCCGCGTCTATCATACCGTCCGCGCCGAAACGTGCGAGATCGTCGACCATTCGCCCCGCCAAACCGCCGCCGAAAAGGTACGCGCCGCCTTGTATCGCAATCTTCGCGCCGATATGAGCGGCCGCACGGCAGGGTTTGCCTACGCCTTTCTTACGGGAGATTCTTCCTATGCGGCCGATGAGGTGCTCGAGGGCTTCCGCGCCACGGGCACGGCGCATCTTTTGGCGGTGTCGGGTCTGCACGTCGGCATATTGGCGGGGTTGCTTCTGTGGCTTTTCAAATGCTTCCGTATGCCCGCTTGGGCCGAAACGCTTGCGTTGAGCGCCGTTCTCGGCGTGTACGCTTGGCTTTGCTCGGCCACGCCCTCCGTCCTGCGGGCCTCCATCGTGGCGGTTTCTTTTTCGCTGACGCGGGCGTTGGGCGTCCATCGGGACAAACCCAGCTTGCTGGCGATGGCGGCGCTACTACTGTTGACGGTCAACCCCCTGTGGCTGTTCGACGTCAGTTTTCTGTTGAGTTACGCGGCGTTTGCGGGCATCGTCCTGTTGTATTCCCCCGTTCGCGCGCTGTTGCGCAAGGTGCCGGGCAAATGGGGTGACGCGCTGTCCCTCAATTTGGCGGTCACCGCCTCCACGTTGCCCATGACCGTCTATTTCTTCGGCGGGTTTTCGGCCTTGGCGGTACCCCTCAACTTCCTGTTGGTGCCCGTTATGAGCGCCTTGTATCCCGTGCTTATGATTTTCGCGGGGCTTTCCTTTATCCCCTCGTTCGGCATTTTGCTCACCTTGTTGGACGTCGCGTTCGTCGCCGTGGCGGACGCCGTCGTGCGGATAGGCGGGGTGGGATATCTCCGCTGTGCGGTGGGCGTGGGGCAGTTGCCCCTCTATTACGGGGCCGTGGCGCTGGTCTCGCCCTATTGCTTGCTCCGCCCGAAGTGGCTGCGCTACGCCCTGGCGGGTGCGGCGGTGCTCGCGGTGGTCTTGTGGAGCGTGCTCGCGACATTCGTCTGA
- the lepB gene encoding signal peptidase I yields MEDSFSPRKLVVIIVEIILVVMLALTAVALVQLYWVTPVGISGPSMEATLFSGDTVYVRKNAKTYEREDVVVLYLPSDYNNYALDWGRYTGDNDDTERCPSSRKKTFDDFFAAMPFFGKSQTHDESGDEVTIENSYKMVIKRIVGVPGDHVQIEGGVLKINGAIEKRAGLYNFPVDYDHVLGEGEYYILGDNRRVSRDSSEYGPVKGSWIYGKVFAAHTDGSFKSKL; encoded by the coding sequence ATGGAAGATTCGTTCAGCCCGCGCAAATTGGTCGTTATCATCGTAGAGATTATTTTGGTGGTCATGCTCGCCTTGACCGCCGTTGCTTTGGTGCAACTTTATTGGGTGACGCCCGTAGGCATTTCGGGTCCGTCCATGGAGGCCACCCTCTTTTCGGGCGACACCGTCTATGTGCGCAAAAACGCCAAGACCTACGAACGGGAGGACGTGGTGGTGCTCTATCTCCCCTCCGACTACAACAACTATGCCCTCGATTGGGGACGCTATACGGGTGACAACGACGACACCGAGCGCTGTCCTTCCTCGCGCAAAAAGACGTTCGACGATTTCTTTGCGGCCATGCCGTTCTTCGGCAAGAGTCAGACGCACGACGAGTCGGGCGACGAGGTGACCATAGAAAATTCGTACAAAATGGTCATCAAACGCATCGTCGGCGTGCCCGGCGACCACGTACAGATCGAGGGTGGCGTGCTGAAAATCAACGGCGCGATCGAGAAACGCGCGGGGCTCTACAACTTCCCCGTGGATTACGACCACGTCTTGGGCGAAGGGGAGTATTATATACTCGGCGACAACCGTAGAGTCAGCCGCGACAGCAGCGAGTACGGCCCCGTCAAAGGCAGTTGGATATACGGCAAGGTATTTGCCGCCCATACGGACGGCTCTTTCAAATCCAAATTGTAA
- a CDS encoding DUF2804 domain-containing protein has protein sequence MSTQHEITAPQRLLNAEGNIAEPGFAKKLYWQYDRADIKAPKIRIKEWDYYYIGNQDVGLCLTISDVGYVSSLSVSLLGYGDKPFQFNDSELGVMPMGKVGMPSTSEKGDVSAKAGTLEITFTNDGETRHLFGKYDNFVNSKKPLTFDVVLTGFPEESMVIATPFDKPKHFYYNQKINCMYAEGWCEFDGVRYEFNRANGSLGTLDWGRGVWTYDNTWYWGSGQMILESGDRFGYNIGYGFGNTSAATENMLFFNGKSHKLDEITFNIPKDAEGNYVYMEPWTFTSNDGRFEMSFVPVLDRQAPFDLGVLCMIPHQVFGRLTGKAVLDDGTVIEVKDRLVFAEHVHNKW, from the coding sequence ATGAGTACACAACACGAGATCACAGCGCCCCAACGCCTTTTGAACGCGGAGGGCAATATCGCCGAGCCCGGCTTCGCCAAGAAGTTGTACTGGCAATACGATCGCGCCGATATCAAGGCCCCTAAGATCCGCATCAAGGAGTGGGACTACTACTATATCGGCAATCAAGACGTGGGCCTTTGCCTCACCATCTCGGACGTGGGCTACGTCAGCAGTCTGTCCGTGTCCTTGTTGGGCTACGGAGACAAGCCTTTCCAATTCAACGACAGCGAGTTGGGCGTGATGCCCATGGGCAAAGTGGGTATGCCCTCCACCAGCGAAAAGGGCGACGTGTCGGCCAAAGCGGGCACGTTGGAGATCACCTTCACCAACGACGGCGAGACGCGCCACCTCTTCGGCAAATACGACAATTTCGTCAACAGCAAGAAACCCCTTACCTTCGACGTGGTGCTGACGGGTTTCCCCGAGGAGAGCATGGTCATCGCCACCCCCTTCGACAAGCCCAAACACTTCTACTACAACCAAAAAATCAACTGTATGTACGCCGAGGGATGGTGCGAGTTCGACGGGGTACGGTATGAGTTCAATCGCGCTAACGGCTCGTTGGGCACGCTCGATTGGGGCAGAGGCGTGTGGACGTACGACAACACCTGGTATTGGGGTAGCGGCCAAATGATTTTGGAGTCGGGCGACCGCTTCGGCTACAATATCGGCTACGGCTTCGGCAACACGTCGGCCGCCACCGAAAATATGCTGTTCTTCAACGGCAAATCTCACAAGTTGGACGAGATAACCTTCAACATTCCCAAGGATGCCGAGGGCAACTATGTCTATATGGAGCCTTGGACGTTCACGTCCAACGACGGGCGTTTCGAGATGAGTTTCGTGCCCGTATTGGATCGTCAGGCGCCTTTCGATCTGGGCGTATTGTGCATGATACCCCACCAAGTCTTCGGTCGCCTCACGGGCAAGGCCGTGCTGGACGACGGCACGGTCATCGAGGTCAAGGACAGGCTGGTCTTTGCCGAGCACGTGCACAACAAGTGGTGA
- a CDS encoding DUF1292 domain-containing protein, with protein MAEYDVEFITDDEAPDFIALSDNKGHEDEFLIIGCVEVDAVHYVLAVPVSPETVEEAEEDLVYVFAVRRDGDEEYFEYIVDEDVITAAFERYDRLYREIVGDED; from the coding sequence ATGGCGGAGTACGACGTAGAGTTTATTACGGACGACGAGGCCCCCGATTTCATCGCCCTTTCGGACAACAAAGGCCACGAGGACGAGTTTCTCATCATCGGGTGCGTCGAGGTGGACGCGGTGCACTACGTTTTGGCGGTTCCCGTTTCGCCCGAGACGGTGGAGGAGGCCGAGGAAGATCTGGTGTACGTGTTCGCCGTTCGGCGCGATGGCGACGAGGAGTATTTCGAGTATATCGTGGACGAGGACGTGATCACCGCCGCGTTCGAGCGGTACGACCGACTGTATCGTGAGATCGTGGGCGACGAGGACTGA